CCAACCAGTGCCGAACGGCCGACGTAGGTCAGGTCGCCTTCGGTCCCGACCCGATTGACGTAGGCGAGGAAGACGCCGTTCTCGTAGGCCCGCGCCGGAACCACCGTATCGGCGACGATGCTGTAGGGCGCCATCAGGGCGGTCGGCACCGCGATCAGCTCGGCTCCTTCGACCGCCAGAGCGCGGACCGCCTCTGGAAACTCGACGTCGTAACAGATCAGCAACCCGACCTTCAGGCCGTCCAGTTCGATCAGCGGCGGCCGGCCGGGTCCGCGCGCGAAGTGCGTCCGCTCGCCCGGTCCGAAGAGGTGTGCCTTGCGGTAAACCGCTCGGGCCGCGTCGCGGTCGACGAAGAGGACGGCGTTATAGACCTCGTCTCCCTGCGCTTCCGGAAAGCCGAAGAGCAGCGCCAGGCCCTGCCGGGCCGCGATCTCTGCGGCACGGCTGGCGGCGGGACCGCCGGCCCGTTCCGCTAGCTCCCGGGTACGCGCGCCAATGTTGTAGCCGGTCAGGAACAGCTCCGGCGCGATCAGCAGCCGGGCACCCTGCCCCGCCGCCTCGGCGGCCTTGGCCTCCAGCAGATCCAGGTTGCCGCTCACCGATCCGGCACCGGCGGTCTGGAGGAGCGCGATCTTCATGTCTCACGCCCCTGCAAGGCGCCAAGCAACCGGGGCAGATTGCCGAAGCGCGCGATCAAGCCGAAGACGAGAAGCGCAACGGCGACGAAGACCACGGCGACTGCCGCCATCACCGGAGTATAGCCGTAACGCAGGGAGTTGAAGATCTTGATCGGCAAGGTCTCGACCGTAAAGCCGGCGACCATGTAGGCGACGATATACTCGTTGAGACTCAGCACGAAGGCGAAGGCGAAACCGCTGACGATGTAAGGGCGGACCAGCGGGAAGATGACGCTGCGGAAGATCTGTCCGGGCGTGGCGCCCATGGTGGCCGCCGCCTCCACCAGCCTGAGGTCGATCGACTGAAAGCCGAGACTGATGGTGACCATCGGCAGGGTAACGAAGAAGATCGCATGGCTGATCACCACGGTCACGAAGTCGCCGTAGAGCCCGACTGTCGCCCAGAAAGCCAGGAAACCGAGCGCCGAGATCACCGGGGGCAGCACAAAGGGCGCGGTGCCGAGGGTGTAGAGCGCCGCCGCATAGCGCACCCGCCAGCGCCAGAGAAAGTAGGCCAAAGGCAGGGCGATGGAGACCGCGAGCGTCGCGGAGAGCAGGGCGATGGACAGGGAGTTCAGAAGTGCGTTCGACCAGCCATCGTCCCTCAGGATTTCGGCGAACCACTGCAGGCTGAAGCCGCGCGGCGGGAAGTAGAGCACGCGGCCCTCGTTCAGGGCGACGCCGGCGATCACCACCAGAGGCGCGACCAGCACCAGTCCGATCGCGCCCATGAAGAGACGAATGCCCCAGACCCCGATCATGCGGCCACCTTCCTGCGCCCCAGCAGCAAGGTCAGACCGACCAGTGCGAGACTGACCAGCATCAGGAAGATCGCCATGGCCGCGCCGAAAGGCAGGTTCGACTGAAAAATCGTCTGATCGGTGATCATCACCGAGATGGTCCAGTGCTGCGGCCGACCGAGCAGTTGCGGCAGCAGATAGATTCCCAGCGTGAAGACGAAAGCGAGGATCAGGCTCGAGAGGATGGCGTTGCGCGACGCGCCGACGACGACCGTGAAGAAGGCCCGCAGCGGCGAGGCCCCCATGGTCATGGCCGCCTCCACCAGTTCGCGGTCCAAACGGACCAGTGTCGGATAGAGCAGCAGCACTGTGTAAGGGAAAGCCAGGTAGCACATGCCGACCAGCAAAGCGGCAAAACCGGGCGACCAGCTTTCCGGCTGCTCCAGCAGTCCGACGGCGACCAGGAGGTTCGAGAGGCCGGCCGAGCGGCTGAGCAGGGTCGACCAGGCGAAACCGACGATCACCTCGGAGAGGCTGAGGACCGACAACAGGAACACCAGCCAGACGATCTGCCGCCGCCGCTCCAGCCGGGTCAGCAGGTAGGTGAAGGGAAAGCCCAGGCCGACGCAGATCGCCGCCGCCAGCGCCGAGAGACCCAGCGAAAACACCAGCACGTTGCCGAAGAAGGCCGAGAGAAAGCGCGCGTAGTTGTCGAAGGTGAGACTGGGTTCGTAGAAGCCGCCCGGTACCCGCTGAAAAAAGCTGATCGTCACCATGATGCCGAAGGGCACCACGAAGAAAATCAGCAGCATCAGCGCCGGATAGAGCACCGGCGCGTGGTCGCCCAGCGTGCGAGGGATCGCCCCTGGTCGCGTCGAACTCACGCGGCGAAGACCACGATGGCCTCGGCCGGCAGCTCGACCGTGACCCGGTCGCCGCTGGCGAAGAGCGGATCGCCCTCAGGTATGTCGACAGCGACCAGGCGCTGGCCGGCGCAGTCGATGTGGGTTTCCACCGTCTGTCCGACATCGCGCACGAAGATCACTTCGCCCGGCAGGCGGTTGGCGCCGGCCGCATCGGCGGCGCCCAGACGCAGATCCTCCGGCCGGATGGAGGCGGTGACGGCGCCGCTCTCGGGACCGCCCGACACGGCGACTTCGCCGCCGGGCAGCTCGATCCGTCCGCCGCCGCGGGCGCGGCCCTCGAGCAGATTGGAGGTTCCGATGAAGTCGGCGACGAAGGCGTTGGCGGGGTTACGGTAGATCTCCAGCGGACTGCCGGCCTGCTGCACTCGTCCCTGCTCCATCACCACGATGGTGTCGGCCATGGTCATGGCCTCGCGCTGGTCGTGGGTGACCAGGATGGTGGTGATGCCGAGCCGCCGCTGAAGCAGCCGAAGTTCGACCTGCAAAGCCTCGCGCAGCTTGGCATCGAGAGCACTCAGGGGCTCATCCAGCAGAAACAGGCGCGGATCGACGGCGAGCGCCCGTGCGATGGCCACGCGCTGACGCTGACCGCCGGAAAGCTGCGCGACCTGGCGCGCCGCGATGTCCGGAAGCTGGATCAGCTCCAGCAACTCGGCGACGCGCGCGCGTTGCGCGGCCTTGTCGCTGCCCCGGACCGCCAGTGCATAGGCGACGTTCTCGGCCACGCTGAGATGCGGGAAGAGCGCCAGCGATTGGAAGACCATGCCGAAGTCGCGCTTGTGGACCGGCAGGTCGGTGATGTCCTCCCCGTCGAGATGCAGACGCCCGTCGCTGGGCGCCTCCAACCCCGCGATCATGCGCAGCAGAGTGGTCTTCCCGCAGCCGGAGGGACCCAGCAGGCAAACGAAACAGCCCTCGGGTACCGTCAGGTCGATGTGATCGACGGCCGTCATCGCTCCGAAGCGCTTGACGACGGACTCCAGGCGAAGTTCCGCCATGGGGGCTAGCGGGCGGGGCGGC
This genomic stretch from Algihabitans albus harbors:
- a CDS encoding carbon-nitrogen hydrolase family protein — protein: MKIALLQTAGAGSVSGNLDLLEAKAAEAAGQGARLLIAPELFLTGYNIGARTRELAERAGGPAASRAAEIAARQGLALLFGFPEAQGDEVYNAVLFVDRDAARAVYRKAHLFGPGERTHFARGPGRPPLIELDGLKVGLLICYDVEFPEAVRALAVEGAELIAVPTALMAPYSIVADTVVPARAYENGVFLAYVNRVGTEGDLTYVGRSALVGPDGAELCRADAESETLMTVEIDRQSIARLREINPYLADLRRDLYP
- a CDS encoding ABC transporter permease produces the protein MIGVWGIRLFMGAIGLVLVAPLVVIAGVALNEGRVLYFPPRGFSLQWFAEILRDDGWSNALLNSLSIALLSATLAVSIALPLAYFLWRWRVRYAAALYTLGTAPFVLPPVISALGFLAFWATVGLYGDFVTVVISHAIFFVTLPMVTISLGFQSIDLRLVEAAATMGATPGQIFRSVIFPLVRPYIVSGFAFAFVLSLNEYIVAYMVAGFTVETLPIKIFNSLRYGYTPVMAAVAVVFVAVALLVFGLIARFGNLPRLLGALQGRET
- a CDS encoding ABC transporter permease, with translation MSSTRPGAIPRTLGDHAPVLYPALMLLIFFVVPFGIMVTISFFQRVPGGFYEPSLTFDNYARFLSAFFGNVLVFSLGLSALAAAICVGLGFPFTYLLTRLERRRQIVWLVFLLSVLSLSEVIVGFAWSTLLSRSAGLSNLLVAVGLLEQPESWSPGFAALLVGMCYLAFPYTVLLLYPTLVRLDRELVEAAMTMGASPLRAFFTVVVGASRNAILSSLILAFVFTLGIYLLPQLLGRPQHWTISVMITDQTIFQSNLPFGAAMAIFLMLVSLALVGLTLLLGRRKVAA
- a CDS encoding ABC transporter ATP-binding protein, with amino-acid sequence MAELRLESVVKRFGAMTAVDHIDLTVPEGCFVCLLGPSGCGKTTLLRMIAGLEAPSDGRLHLDGEDITDLPVHKRDFGMVFQSLALFPHLSVAENVAYALAVRGSDKAAQRARVAELLELIQLPDIAARQVAQLSGGQRQRVAIARALAVDPRLFLLDEPLSALDAKLREALQVELRLLQRRLGITTILVTHDQREAMTMADTIVVMEQGRVQQAGSPLEIYRNPANAFVADFIGTSNLLEGRARGGGRIELPGGEVAVSGGPESGAVTASIRPEDLRLGAADAAGANRLPGEVIFVRDVGQTVETHIDCAGQRLVAVDIPEGDPLFASGDRVTVELPAEAIVVFAA